A stretch of Zootoca vivipara chromosome 13, rZooViv1.1, whole genome shotgun sequence DNA encodes these proteins:
- the LOC118094833 gene encoding olfactory receptor 4E2: MDSLNHTTVTHFVFLGLTGNWRRLELALFAIFSIIYLLILAGNFLIMVTVVCDRSLHTPMYFFLGNLSFIDICHSSVTAPKMLYDFLFARKTISFEGCITQLFFLHLSACAEIFLLTIMAYDRYVAICHPLQYMSIMNLKVCIWLVGALWVGAMVHSLVQTVLTIRLPYCGPNVIDSFFCDVPPVIKLACTDTYLTGLLIVSNSGMISLVCFLALLASYVIILVSLRGRTAEGRRKALSTCAAHLLVVVLFLGPCLVLYTRPASSFSMEKVVAVFYTVVTPVLNPVIYTLRNEEVKHAMKKLRDRKVFSWRK, encoded by the coding sequence ATGGATAGTCTAAACCACACCACAGTGACCCATTTTGTGTTCTTGGGGTTGACTGGCAACTGGCGGCGACTTGAGCTGGCTTTATTTGCCATCTTCTCTATCATCTACCTGCTCATCCTAGCAGGTAACTTCCTCATCATGGTGACCGTGGTTTGTGACCGGAGTCTCCACacgcccatgtacttcttcctgggCAACCTCTCTTTCATCGACATCTGCCATTCCTCCGTCACCGCACCAAAGATGCTATACGACTTCCTGTTTGCCCGGAAGACCATCTCCTTTGAAGGCTGCATAACCCAGCTCTTCTTCCTCCACCTTAGTGCCTGTGCCGAGATCTTCCTTCTCACCATCATGGCCTACGACCGCTATGTCGCCATCTGCCACCCGCTGCAGTACATGTCCATCATGAACCTGAAGGTCTGCATCTGGTTGGTGGGCGCCCTGTGGGTGGGAGCCATGGTCCATTCCCTGGTGCAGACTGTCCTCACCATCCGCCTCCCGTATTGCGGCCCTAACGTCATAGACAGCTTTTTCTGCGACGTTCCCCCCGTCATCAAGTTGGCCTGCACTGACACTTACTTGACAGGGCTACTGATTGTGTCCAATAGCGGCATGATCTCCTTAGTTTGTTTCTTGGCCCTCCTGGCTTCCTACGTCATCATCCTGGTATCGCTAAGAGGGAGGACCGCCGAGGGGAGGCGCAAGGCCCTCTCCACCTGTGCCGCCCACCTCCTTGTCGTGGTGTTGTTCCTGGGGCCTTGCCTCGTCCTTTACACCCGCCCTGCCTCGAGCTTCTCCATGGAGAAAGTGGTGGCTGTCTTCTACACCGTGGTGACTCCCGTGCTCAACCCGGTCATCTACACGCTGAGGAACGAAGAGGTGAAGCACGCCATGAAGAAACTCAGGGACCGAAAGGTCTTCTCTTGGAGGAAATGA